The sequence TTGCACAGCAAtccatcaaataaaatttacataattccaTTTTTCTAGGAGGTTGAGCATCATGGGAGTAAATGCAGTCATCACCTTTATGACATTTTCCTtgcatataatataagcaaaccCCGTCAGGATCTTGCATTGGATGTGTTTCTCTTCTTCtgtcatttttgtttttattccttGCGCGCTGAGGTGGCCTATGTCTTTGACGATGAGAATGATGACCTCGAGAGTCTTGACTGCTGTCAGAATCATATGAATCTCTATCCTCATCTTGATACATTTCATCAGGTGATTTTTTCTGTACAGGCGAAGCTCCCCTAACACACATCAACTCGCTTTCGTCCATTTCGTCCGAATATTCTTGCTTTTTGCGTTTTTTACTAGGTCCATCCTTTCCATCGTATTTCTTTCGCTTTTTATGTTTACGTCGTTCCTCAACATCCTCTTCAGCTTGATTTTCCCCTCCCTCAGCTTTGTTCATAGCTTTTCTAATAGCTTTTTCAATATTACCCGCAAAATCGTCTTCCACGGAATCCGTATACTTAcgactttttttacttttatcttttGACTTTTCGCCTTTACTTGATTTTGATTTCTTTTTCTTACCTGATTTAGAGTGATAAAAATTTTGATTGTCTGTTTTATCTTGATCTCTAGTGCCTTCAACATCTGGCACTGATTCTTCCTTTTTGACTTCTGTAGTAACTTCATTGGTTTCTTCGCCGTCACTTTCGATTTCTCCATCTTCCAAGTCATCAGTATTTGTTGCTACTGGATCCGCCATTATGAtgttttcactgaaattgaGATAAggacataattaataaaaataattattttatttaaatgaacagTCAACGGTTTATATTTCACTTAATGATTAAAATTCAAAACCGCTTATGAaatcgtaaatttatttaaaaaaaattattattatatttaaatgaagtgTAAAAAGGGCTATCccttatatacatgtataaactTTACTAATTAAGCTTATTATAAAACTCTTTTTTTCTGAGAGATAAAGCTTCGCAATTAAgtacaaaaaacaaataagtaattattatttaccatcCCAAACCTACGACCTAGCGACCTACGTAAAAATGAAGAAAAGTGTATGTATATGATaattgcatataaataataaatatttatctttatgtatatagatttaaattcatgtataaatattttatttgtgatatatttatatttctttatatgaGTCCAGACATATgcacaataaaacatatatacgaATAACTATTCTTTATCACTAGATAAAAATATCTTCGGCCTCAAAttgataatattgatattagtttaaacataattatgtgaAAAGTGTATATCACGTAAAAATAATGCTATGTACTTATGAAGCAAAATACTACAACCATGACCtaaattatttgcaaaaaaataagATGAATAGAATGAGGGTTAATGGTATTTTATATTAGCATAAAttctattttgatttatatttaaaatgtaacagAATCAACAATGATTGGGTTTCATGCGGTAAAAAATCTAGTTGTAAAAGTAGTATAatggtcaataaaaaaatatgataaaaaattatacatctTTCTGGTATCGACACGATCCATGATTTGGGActagaatttcaataaattccaaattaaatttatatatataaaaagacaagTCATATTTCAAATCATAATTTCTTACAAAAATTACAAGGCGTTATGACCGCcgccattttatttataatccaaCCATTTGAAATAGGTAGGTTACATACATGCCGAAATACTCTTTCGTCAGATAAGAGTACTagtatttttcacaaataaagtaaatatgctTACGATTTtaacatgttttaaaaatagactTAGTTTTACAATTAGTTTAAAGATAAACCTAAAATCGAAAGTAAGATTCAATAGAAAACGTAATCAACTAGCACGAATTCACACAATTGCTATTTATACTCACGCATACATATAATGCTATTTAGAAGGCTGACGCCCTATTTCATATACATTATCGTGTGTATTTAGATTAACTTGGCAAGTTAACTGATACTAAAATTATGcaggttttttttaacatcagtACCATGTTCAAGCAAGAGCAATTTTCGATATTCTCTATACTGTACCTAATATTCGTCGAAACAATTGTCATTGGAATGAATGTCCAGtatcacaaattaaaattaatagcgCAGTAATGGATTCAACATGTATGGCAGAAGTCAATAGACTAACTGTTTCATTGCCACAACTTTCAAGTAAATTAGTAGTAGTACAAGGAGATATGCAAGCAGTGGGTGGCCGTTCACATTTCACAATGTCTTGCAAGTTGTTAGTGCGCTCTCGCTCGCCACGATATGAATGACGTCAGCCTTCTAGAACGacatgatattattttgtcCTTCCTTTTTCGAGGTCACGCGTACAACGCTTACACACACATTAACACAATCTTACTAATGTTGGCGTATAGTGACTCGCGACTTTAACATACCATCTTAAATAGATAGTATAACAAGTTATGATTATCCATAAACATTAACTTCGAAATATTTagcaaataaaattgttttaatagtcTAGTAAAAATATCAGTTATTACTTATAAAGCATTTAACCATCACCATGAAATCCTATaacaaaagttaatttatattaccttaatttcattattttaatagtccTTATGAGTAATATATGGGTGTGATTCCTAATTAAAGGAATAATATCATGCAAAATCTATACAAATTTTTCAaacaaaagattataaaaaaatattcagtttgactataactttaaaaatggcGTTTACTACTACGCAGCCGCCATTTTAAGAATTTTAGTCAATAtgaactaattatttaaaaataggacTATTGGTTATAAACATCaaattttgttgaaaaatatGTGTAGCGATACATTTGCACATGTGTGACAATTTGAGCAGACCAAGCACTTTATGCGATAAATTATTGGGGACACGCATTTGATTAAAATGGCCTAAcaagtaaatacataatattgttaccAATCTTACATTAAATGAACAATTCACTATGTGCGACTACTATACGCCATGTAAAAGAATTCTTTCATAGCATTGCTGCATAAAGACGACGTAACAAATCGAATACGCAATAATATTGTTATCGAATTCGGACGACGACTGCAGCGAAACAAAGCCAAGATTTGTGATAATTTAGTTCCAGTTTTTAACACGACAATTAGAGGCGCCAATATAGAATCAATGCTGCCACAACTAAAAGTACTATTATGCGAGATGTGGTCAACAATATTTCTCAAATTACACTATTATGAACAGAtaatgtaaattacaaataaagcttgtattcatatttattaatcttaattttactttatgtaaatgtgaaaatttcttttaaataatgtatttgctAAACAGTAAAAGATTGATAATGATTGTTTCCCTTTGGTTATTTCCTCTTTACTCCAAGAAGGCAACAAACAGATAAgtaaatgtagaaaaaaaaataagaacaatgataccaaatagataataaatatagattgttttaaaattgtcaaaaaaattataccacaattaatatcaaatttttaCTAGggtagtattaataataatattataattattatgttttatgacaaattataatttttactgggaaataacaaaattttttaAGTAAGAATTCTTATGAACATATTTTCTCgttcttattaatataacaggtcaatttattattactgtactcaaatacaaatataatgtaaaaataatttatggttttatattcaattattggaaacttattttcaataaacTGTCACCGTCAAATGTTCGTCGTCACTACTGACCAATGTTACCAAATATCATCTCAATAAATTTCCCGTCGGGGAAATACTAGATTTCATTTTTGTATCCAGAAATTTTCGTGTActgtaaatttgtataaaacttattttttttacgaataaaataatataattgaataatataaaataatttaacgtgATATTTTGACAGCAGAGCCTTTTTAATTCTAGAtttaggaataaaatatttaataacttagcAACATTAACATCAGCTTGTGACACTATAATTTGTCAAATTTTATCAAGTGAAGTGAGTGAtaaggaaattaaaaattacagtcAGCGTTTTGTGAtggattacatttaaaaaaaataaatgaattcatATTCAAATGAATCTGTGAAATAGAGTTTTTGAGTAAAGTGTCTTAATAACaatgtgaaattaataattgaatctTCGAacttattgttgttgttttatttttaattgataaatttatattaagatgtCTAATCCTAACAATCCCTTTGCGGGCCTATTAGGAGCATCAGATGGTAAATCTACCAACGAAAGTGATAGCTCTAGTCCCGAACAAATAGATATGGATATAGAACAGTCCCAAGATGCGGAAaagattaaaacaataaataatatagttcaaaatgtttttcattttacaattaatgCTAATGCCGTTGAAGGACAGTCAGATATTCAATTAGTGTATCTAGAAGAGCTTGCTCGAGCTATGAGCCCTAGACTTCACATTGACTTAGAAGCTTTGGAACAAGCTTTGTTTGAAAGACTTTTGTTACAAGATATTCAACAGTGTGTGATACCTAAGACAAGTACTGTTCTAAAAGAACATGTTATACAGAATCAAGTGTTTCCATACTTGTTTAGTTCTATGGAAAATGTTTTAAGTTTCAATCAGTATGATAAATCATACATAAGAAGTGCTTTAGAGAAAATGAAGGAGCTCATATTTCGCAATGCAGTAACTGCATTAAAACAGCCAGCATTGTTTGAAGGGCAGGATTTTGCTTCACAACTAGTAGAAATACTACAACATGTTGGTCCTCAGAGCCATACATTCTTTAATGATTTAGTTAATGCATTTGTAGCCGATGGTAAgtgaacataatttttttttaacttccaaaaaataaacaatataaataagaatgtaaAATAACTTTCTTACAGGTGATAAACACTGTGAAGTTCAATTAAAAGAAACAATGATACCTGTATTGCAGAAAATTTATGCAGATATCAATAAGTCAAATATAATCAATCTACCAATTTACATTTTACCGTCAATACAATTATTTGCAAGTAAGTAACAACATTCAAAATTAGTACTGTATAGCTGACATTTGAatagaaatttaattgttaaaatttatttattcaggtAATTCAAATTTGGCACAAATATTGATAGAAGCCTGTGAACCAAAGATTGAGAATAATGGCCGATTATACCAAGATTCTGTTATAGGTGCATTGTTAAACCTCTCTGTACTTCCTCGCACAGCAACAGGAATGTATGAATTTTTTGATAATCCTATGGATCAGGTaagcgaaatatttaaaatacaacttttttaatagaattcaTGTTTAATCATTGCCTGCTGTAATACTCTAAAACAATTTCTAAACCTCTGATCTAGTcaattaatatagttaattttttttatattatcagtcAGCTACATCAGTGACTGAAACTTCAATTTGGAATGCATCATCACACTTAACAAATAACTTGCATAAAATATTCTTGAGCCTCCTAAAAGGTGGcccacaaattaaaaatagattattaactTGGATTGGAAAATGTCTCAAAACAAATGTGGCCAGAGGAAAACTTTGGAATATACAGGTAAATAAGAGAttgttaaatagtaattaaataaaagtagcatttTCTATAGACATTACAAATTCAATAAGTCATAATtaagtcattaaatattttttctaattttaaaattatagtttctatattatgttataaatctaTATCAAATTCAAAATGTTCCTTCTCTAATTTACTTTAGTTTCtctatattcataaaaaaaatatattttaggctGGAGAAATGAGCGCAGCTACAATGACTTGTGTTTGTGATGGCTTCATGATAAATCTTGGTGCAGTACTATTGCAGTTATGTCAACCGTTCTGTACAAAAGCAGACGATCCAAAATCACTGAAAATAGATCCTACTTATGGTGCAGTACctgttagtattttaaataaaattatcgtttcatgtataattaaaataaagcaagtgcatcataattatttctgattaattatatttatttattttaaaagtatttaattttttatgattttattcaaCAGCCAGAGGAGTGTGCTGCTAAATCAGTGCATCTAGACTGCCTACATAGTGAAACTTGTTTGCTCCCTGCACGGGAATCTGAAGATGGACAACCTGTAAAACGTCCAACTTCTGAATCATACAATTTTGTAACCGAATGCTTCTTTATGACACAGAAATGTATCGATTTAggcaagtatataataatttttcaagaattttgttttagttattttgattattcATTACCTCTTACAAATTACGCGTATTTAAGCGTGACAAAACGAGTAACAAAACTGACAAGTAACGAGTAACAAAAGTGACAAAACTGTAATACCTACTTAATGATTTCTGAATTTCTTCACTAAATAAGTGTTATCGATTCGAACTGTTTTCGTTACAGGCGTGCGCGTGTGCGCGGAGAAGCTGTACCGCTGCGGCCAGGAGCTGGGCCGGGCGCAGCGCGCACTGAGTGACGTGTCCGCCTCGCACCGCGCCGCCGAGCCCATGCGGCGCCGTGCCGTCTTCCTCATGACCAAGTATGCGACCCTCGCCTCTAACTTTGGCTCAATCATATGCATAAATTGCACTCACAATTGTCTTGTCTGATCTTTTCGATTCGCTAACCCTGCAATTTATAGGATAAAAAGGATTcatatttgtaatgttttcattaataCTTATTTCCAAACTTTCTTGCGAACAGGTTCGTGAGTATCCGCTGCGCACTACTAGAGCCCAACATGCTGAACAACCTGCACCGACTGCAGGCGATGACTTGCACATGGCTGGTGCAGGTGTCTGCACGTACGGACGCACAGGCAGGTTCCTACGCTCCGGGCTCGCTGCAGACTCTACGCCTACCCATCACCACTCCGCCACCCGACACCTTGCGGTCAGCAATATATACTTAGATATTTAATGATCTCACTCAATATCTTATTCAAAGATTGTATTTATGGTCCAATCCACCttcatctttttattttttaaactttcccGAACCACTTCCTTCCATTgactaaaaaattaaagacgcaaatatttttttgacaaatacTATACCCTAGTGCGCACTTAATGACAGCACCACTTGGCGTAAAAAGTCACGAAATTCTAGTTTTCAAccaatcttaatttattttcaatttttattattattatatttcagatGTGTTCCAGAGTTCGTGCTAGAAAACACAGTGGTCCTCATAACAATGGCTCGAAGGACTATCAGTGCCTTACCAGATGAAGCGGACATCTCAGGCCTACTGCAGCCCGCACTTACACTAGTTTTGACTTTCATGGGTGACTCGACAAGAACATACAATCCGCATTTGAGGTATCTTCTATTCAAATTCCACATTTTtgacaatataataacattacctTATCtgtatacagataaaataaaattatactttgtcTGTAGTATAAGCTCATTATTAcactttatattcaaaaattgttacttttcttttttgttaacaaattgtataaaatctgttttaaaaaaaaaaacctgaataaatattttatttttatattaatataaatttacaatttgcAGAGCTCGTCTCGCAGAATGCTTAGA comes from Nymphalis io chromosome 15, ilAglIoxx1.1, whole genome shotgun sequence and encodes:
- the LOC126773552 gene encoding ubiquitin conjugation factor E4 A, translating into MSNPNNPFAGLLGASDGKSTNESDSSSPEQIDMDIEQSQDAEKIKTINNIVQNVFHFTINANAVEGQSDIQLVYLEELARAMSPRLHIDLEALEQALFERLLLQDIQQCVIPKTSTVLKEHVIQNQVFPYLFSSMENVLSFNQYDKSYIRSALEKMKELIFRNAVTALKQPALFEGQDFASQLVEILQHVGPQSHTFFNDLVNAFVADGDKHCEVQLKETMIPVLQKIYADINKSNIINLPIYILPSIQLFASNSNLAQILIEACEPKIENNGRLYQDSVIGALLNLSVLPRTATGMYEFFDNPMDQSATSVTETSIWNASSHLTNNLHKIFLSLLKGGPQIKNRLLTWIGKCLKTNVARGKLWNIQAGEMSAATMTCVCDGFMINLGAVLLQLCQPFCTKADDPKSLKIDPTYGAVPPEECAAKSVHLDCLHSETCLLPARESEDGQPVKRPTSESYNFVTECFFMTQKCIDLGVRVCAEKLYRCGQELGRAQRALSDVSASHRAAEPMRRRAVFLMTKFVSIRCALLEPNMLNNLHRLQAMTCTWLVQVSARTDAQAGSYAPGSLQTLRLPITTPPPDTLRCVPEFVLENTVVLITMARRTISALPDEADISGLLQPALTLVLTFMGDSTRTYNPHLRARLAECLEAMLPNHPDDQQPLSNIASFYREQLFKEHPHRLQLVPCLLDVFVGIEMTGQSVQFEQKFNYRRPMYLVMDFLWDNEEHRDAFTRLAQEAEANMEAVHPPIFLRFVNLLMNDAIFLLDEALGNMAQIRTLQTAQESGAWSNLPAQEREQNFANLSHVGTLARFDNILGRDTIRTLVRLTAHAPSVFCHPTLVERIASMLNYFLLHLVGPNKKNFKVKDMKEYEFEPANTVLDICRMYVELGNNERFCAAVSDDGRSYSPQLFTLAEAVLVRIGGGGLISSLQEVATRVSTIAEQRQRDEEILANAPEEFLDPIMSTLMLDPVILPSSRTTVDRTTIARHLLSDQSDPFNRSPLSMDQVKSNTELKERIHSWITMQKQKMPENRTSTS